CTAAGATAACCATCAGATTTGACCaacaaaaaacatcaaatctAATTTGATTACTTCAAACTAAGAATCTTAGTACAGACACTTGACATTAATGGAACTACTTTCCCAAAATTTTCCATTAATGAGAAAAGTGTGTCATTTTACCCTGATGCATTCGCCATTACTGCGCTCTCTCATCTTGATCGCTACCGGCCAGATTCCCTGCTTGTCCTTCGTTTGAATGTTGAACTGGAACAGTTTTTAGGAGGATCTGCAACAGCAACAATGAGATGAAAGCATGCTAAAGAAAATACTAGCAAAAATGGGAAGTATTGTAAACCAAGATAAAGCATTTGGTATGTGCAGATGATTTGATAGTTTTGATGTTGGTGATGTGATTAACAAACATAATGTTGGTTTTACCTTATTGTTAGACTCTAGGAATTCTTAGTCAAAGAGAATCGGCCTACATTGCTTATCTTCGTTCATCAAAGTCGTGTGCTTGAAATGGGCAACGAGGGAAGCCTTCCCTTGAATTCGAGCATATGCCAAATAGGTGACTTTTTCACTGTTGAATTTCTCCCACCTCTTTCCATTGAATGCCTGCGCAAAGCGAAATTTGGGAACAATGACTATCTAGCTTACAATCAAAGGATTGACCTTATTCAACGCAAAATTCTTGACAGACCTCATAAAATGGGATGATGTTTAATGGAGACAGCAAGTTGATAAATGCGTAACCAACGTTGCATTTGTTCTGAGAAGAAATGAAGTATTGTGTGAGGCATATTGCAaggaataaataataaagatgaaGTAGCCACAATTGGCAAGAAACTTGACCTGGAAATCAATGGGCAAATAGAGAAAATCATAAGTTCCTTTACAATGTTCATCAATGGTAGCCAGTAACATCTTTGATGTGTATCTACAAAAAAATCCATGAATGTCAAAATTCTTTAGCAACAAAGAAGATGTAGTGAAAGCATTAATTTAAGGGACTTACTTGTTGGGGatattttttatcatcaaaGTTCTTCTGAGTGTCTTCACCAGTTCTAATAGAAGGTGGaagtgaaataataataaaaaagaagacaaaaaaaataaaaattaataatctctTATTCTGAAAAAGACGCATGCCTCGATCCCATATTACGAAAGATCAACGAA
The nucleotide sequence above comes from Salvia hispanica cultivar TCC Black 2014 chromosome 5, UniMelb_Shisp_WGS_1.0, whole genome shotgun sequence. Encoded proteins:
- the LOC125188956 gene encoding protein MEI2-like 4 produces the protein MIKNIPNKYTSKMLLATIDEHCKGTYDFLYLPIDFQNKCNVGYAFINLLSPLNIIPFYEAFNGKRWEKFNSEKVTYLAYARIQGKASLVAHFKHTTLMNEDKQCRPILFD